The segment CGAAACCTCAAATTAGACCATGAGTTCTAGCCAACATATTTTATGTAAATGAGTTCTTAAAACCCTCATGGGCTCAATTGAAGGAAGTAAAAAAAACAAAAATTAAGTGCTTTGTCATAACCATTTGCATACGGAATGTATCTCACTTTCTTTTTTGTTTAATCACACGATTCTACTAAATTAGATACAGTAGTAAATACATAGCTCGACTAGGTACATGATGCTTTGTTTTGAAATATTGTTCAACCATCAAAATCCACTGTTATGAATCAAGGTTTCATCAAAATTGAAAAGTCTGTAACAAAACACGCCAAAGAGGCCTACGAAAAGCATAACTACATTGAAGCTGAGCAAGTTCTACATTATTGGATAGAAAGTCAGTTGCATGAGCAATTGATACTATCTGGCTGTATCGATCAAGACGGTGAAATGCTCAAGGTATGGAAGCAGGCGAGCACCACAGACCTCCTTACTGCTGCACGCGTTCTACATTTGCACAATCAAATATCTAAAACTCAGTACCAAAAAATTACCCAATTTAATGAGCTAAGAACCAGAGTGACACACTTATTATTTTACGATCCCCTTGACAGAACCTACCAAGGCGTCCCAAAAGAAACCTATGACGAAATGTTCAAGCTGGGTATGGAGCTAGCCAGAAAGTATGAAAGCCAAAATTGAGTGTTGATGAATCAATTTGAAGCAGTGACTTGACTAATCTAATTCAAGTTTGATTTTCATTGTTTTCAACATGCGATTTTTTTACATAAAAAAACAGGTGAAGAATCCTTCACCTGCTCGACTATGTTAAAAAGCAATCGTTACTGCTTGATAATTCGCTGACTGAAAGTTTCCTTACTTCCCAACAATCTAAAATAATATACCCCAGGGTCCAACTGACTAACATTAATTGCAGATCCGTCTAAAGACTGGTTAATAACTGTTCTACCTAGTTGATCAAATACTTTCAGCGTGTGATAGTCATTTGCTCCACCTATATTGACAAAATTAGTCGCAGGATTAGGACCAAACCACACAGATTCGATCGCAGTGTCAGGACTGACTCTTGCATTTGAGTTTGCATACCCAAACACTCTGAATTCTTCAATACTCGCCCAATCTCCAGAATAGTCGGCTGCTCCAGTCACCGTAATCCTTACATAACGTGCGTTGACACTCGCAAACGTATCTGTAATTGGAGAGGTGTTGGATCCTCCTGTTGTATTACTGGATCTGTTTACTATTTGTGTATATGAACTCCCATCGGTAGATACTTCGACCTCATACTGGTATGCACGGTCTCCATAGCATATCACCTCAGTACTATTGATTGTGTAAACAGCCCCCAAATCAACCCTGACCCATTCTGGGTAAGTTTGTGCAGACCATCTAGAATCTGGATCATCATCTACCAAATTTGATGCAGGATTGGTTGATTGTTCACTTGAGAATGTTACCGACTTGTTCAATGCCAAATTAGAAACAGTCGGCACGCTGGAAACAGTAACCGAACTATTGTCAGTAAACGAACCATCTACAGTAGTCACAGTAATAATTGCAGACCCTGCAGAAACTGCAGTCACCAAACCGCTACTATTAACTGTTGCTACAGAAGTATTGCTACTACTATAATTAACAGATTGATTACTAGCATCATTAGGACTCACCGTAGCAGATAGTTGTTGTGTTGTCCCTTCTACCATAGAAAAACTAGAAGGTGTCATTGACACTGAAGTAACATCCACCGTCTCAGACACACTTTCTCCTGCATACACTCTAAGCTCCAGCAGACTAACCCAACTGCCAGTATATGAAGCGGCGCCCGTTACAGTAATTTTCACATATCGTGCATCTATGCTTGAGAAAGAATCGCTTATCGGGTTTGATGTAGTTCCAGAAGTAGAGTTGGCACTTCGATCTACAACTTCTGTATAACTGCCATTTTGTGTAGAAGAAACTGATATGGTGTATTGATAAGCTCTATCACTATAGCAAACCAACTCTGTGCTTCCCAACGTAAACTCAGCTCCTAAATCAATGATAGCTGACTGAGGATAACCAGACACAGACCATCTTGTACTTGTGACTCCATCCACCAAATTGGCAGCCACATTAGAACCATCAGGCGTACCTGTACCAGTCACTAGTTTGTTTAAGGCAAGGTTCGTGTCATTTGATGGAGCGACAACAGTAACCACACTTGAGTCAGTGAATCCACCATCCAATGTAGTCACGGTAATGGTTGCATCTCCAACTGCTATAGCCGTCACCAAACCACTTGCACTCACACTTGCTACTGAACTATTGCTGCTACTATAATTCACTCCTTGATTGCTAGCGTTGCTTGGCAACACCCCGACGGTGAGCTGTTGCGAAGCACCTAAACCCAATGTGGCTGTACTTGGAGAGAGGTTGACACCTGTCACATCCACATCAGCTGCAACTCCAGCTTGTGTTACGGTGATAGTTTTAGCTGCTACTCCTGAAGCTGAAACGGTAACTGTGCCAGTTCTAGCTGAAGAAGATGTATTAGCTGTCACAGTGACAGAAATACTACCATTGCCACTACCCGAAGTAGGTGAAACTGTGATCCATGATTGATTGTCTGTGACTGTCCAACTCACATTAGAAGAAATGTTAGCCGTCTTGCTACCTGTAGAGGAAGCAAAATTCGATACGGGTGATACCGTCAAATACTCACTAATCACCCCACAACTACTCAAAGGACTACCAGATGCATTCAAAAAACAAGCTCCAACGGACACACCTACCATACTATCGGTATGTGGGAAAAAAGTAGCCGAACCACTACCTCCACTGACCTCATGTGCACCCACGTCCATATTAGAATTTGGCCTAGCACGGCCTTCTATGTCATAATTAACAGTAGAACTGTAACTACTGCCTGCTACATTGGCTACCGGACCCGAAGCACTAGGTTTAAATATTTCTCCACTTGCCGAAAAATTAGCGTTTGCATTGGTAATTCCAGCATTTGAGATGCCGATTGCCGAACCTCCAAAAATATTGCCTTCGTAAGTCATCCCTTGACCTGTACCCGAGATGTCCCCACCTACAATATTAGATAAGGTACTATAAATCACATTATAAGCCAAAACACCCGTCGGATCATAACTAGATCGATCGTTATAAAAAATCGGTGATTCCACATTGTACAATGTATTGAATGCCACTACAATATCATCTACCTTTTGGTATCCATTGGTGATACCGCCTGATGCATCAGATCCTCCTACGAGTGTGATACCATTGTTCCATTTATCATTCGTACTGATTACGTCTTGGATGTAATTGTTGGTAATGATATGATAACTATCCGTGATTCTTATGCCACCTGTGCCTTCCACACCTTCTCCTAAGAAGTAATTCCCATCCACAGTAGCACGAGCACCATGCCTTAGAACCAAAGAACCTCTACATCTCCTGAAAGTGTTGTTTCGATAGGTATTGTCCGCACTTTTGTTGGTGATGATTTCATTTTCACCATCAGACTTGTAAAAGTAATTACCCTCTACAATGACGCTAGCACTCTTGTCTTGAAACTCACTAGTCCCTACTCGGATTGTTTCGCTGTCCCCCGAGTGCGTAGTAGTTGGATCTCTTTTGACATAATTATAGAAATAATTATTTCTAATGATGTGACCTACAGGGTTGAAGTCATTATACTCTAGTTCTACCAAAACCAATGCACCTGGGCTATTCTTGTTTAGAAAGGAACAATTTTCAACAACGTTGTTTGTGCCATAGAGTACCACCCAACGGTGTTTGTCTGTACCATTAGGTGTCAGGTTGTTAAAAGCACAATTTCTTAAGGTGGAATTGTTTGCATAAGTGCTGCTCTTTCTGAACTGTACATGGTTGTTACTAGACCCTCCACCATTCCAATAAAAACCATCAACAATCACATAGTCACCAGAAATATCCATATTGGTATGCCCTGTAAAAACTACCCCGCCTGGGGTTTGTGCTTTTAATATTATAGGATTAGAGGCGGTTCCGTTGGCAGTAAAACTGATCGTTTGATTGGAACTGTATGTGCCATTTGTCCAGGTCACTACGTCTCCAGGAGACAAACTTAGACTGTTGAATTGACTTGCAGAGTTGACGGTATAATTGGCTCCATAAGTCTGAAAAGCACATAAATGAATCATGACGCACAGTGCCCATCGGCCCATGCGACTCAGTAAATAGTCTTTCATACTAATTAATTTTAGTTAAATAATCATGCTCATAATTGGACACCCAATAAATTGGTAACCCAATTACTTATTGACCAAAGTAGAAAAAATAAACTGAATATACAACTGAATATCAATGCGATAGACGCTACATAGCTATGGGAAACAAATACATTCACAATAAAAAACCATCAAATCGGCTCAAAAAGGCGTTTTTTTAAACTCATAGAATATTTAAAATAAATATTACTTAAATGCAAAAAAACACCAAAGCAAATAATCCAACATGCATGACAGGAGATAGTAAAGATCGATCCCCATAGCACCGTTCATCTCATCAAAGTTTATCAAAAAACCTACTTACAAACCACTATTGGCTGAAAGTGCAATAGCTATTTGTTGATTTTTTGTTAACTTTATATTAACATGAAATTAACACATCTATATATTGTGCTCTGTGTATTGGCCAGCTGTAGCATGTCGCATCACCATACCATCCAATCTTCGTATGCAGAAGATGGTCGATTTGAGCAATATCAGAGCTATTCTATAGTTAGCAATGTTGCACTAGCTGCAGTAGATAGACAAGCGGTCGAAAAGGGAATTGCATCACATATGAACTCGCTCGGTTATCAAATAGACAGCAAAAATCCATCAATCTACATCTATTACCAATCCTACACTGAGGATTTCAAACTGAAGACCGATAACCAGCCTTCTCTTGAAAACTGGTTGGCACGAAAAGAATACTTCCAAGAGGAAGAAAAGAAAGACAAGCAAACCAGTCCTACTATGATCTATGGCAATTCCCTCTTCATCTCCTTTTATGATCCTGCTTTACAAAAAGAAATCTGGAATGGTCACGTCAGTAACATGCACAACTCTCGCTCCTACAACAATCAGGCTGCCGCACAAGTCATCCTGCAGCAATACCAACTGATGTCCAAAGGTTCTCAAATAGAAGAGTTTAGACATTTCGCGCTACGTTAGATTGCAGACCAATCTGACATGGGAGATTCAATTTCTTTATTCAAGAAATATACATGCAGACATAAAATTTATCTTCATTCTTTATTCAAAAAGTCAGTATATTTTTGTCTCTTCATAATCCTAAGCAGGGTTATCTCAAAGTCTGTGCAGACTTCTATTCCAGTACTTTTTATACCTTTTAAATACCTGACAACTAGATGATCGACTTTCTTGTAGGGATAAAATTTATAGAGGTAAACTACATCTGAGTCTACAGTATTGCCTCTGGCTATGTGTATAAATGGCACAAAAAAAGCGCTTGATTCAACCCCCTACTCTCCAAAAATCTTCCGAATACTTTCCTCAGCGAATCCTGCGCTACCTGTCATGCCCTTGCCTCCTATCCCGGTGACAATGTGGATGTGCTGGTCAATGGTATGCTCGAAAACATCCTTGTTTTTGCACTGGCTATAGATACCAAACCAGGTGCGCTGCAGCTCCCAAGATTCTAGGTCGAAGATTTCCTTGGCTAGCTGGATCATGTACGCATTCATCTCCTGATTGATATCGAAACCCAAGGCATCTGCTTGGGCGGCATCTGCATATTCGTGGGAATCACCGATGATGACACTGCCATCCATCGCTTGCTTGAATAGGATGTGAATCCCCCATTCTTTGTGTTTGGACTGTGGGTCTTCTTTGGCCTTGATTGCTGCGTAGGAGTTGCATTCGCTAAAACTCTCATAACGTCGGATGCTCAGTCCTGTCAGCACAGAGCCAGGTATGAACTGATTCCTTTGCGGCACTGTCTGCATCATCTGCAGTTTGGTCACTTCGAGATCGCTCTCCTGGTAGAGTTTTGGATACAGATTTTTGAAATCACTGCCCGTGCATACGACGACCTTTTCGGACATGAATACTTCGCCTGAATTGCAAAATACCCACTGGTTGTCACTGGCAGACTCAATCTCTGTCACACAGCGGTTCGAGAAATACTGCAAACCGTACTGCTCGATCAAGTAGGCTCTGATCTGATGTACCGCCACTCTCGGCTCTACGGTCACCTCATCTGGAAAAAACAAGCCTCCCTTCACATAGTCCGCTTTCAAACCCTGATAAGTCTCTAGACATTCGGCAGGGGATTTCAACTGTGAAGCATATCCATTGACCTGATTGATCTGCTGCAGTTCGTGGATCAGTGTCATTTCTTCCTCGTCTGAGGCAATGTAGATCGAGCCGTTTTGACGAATCGATATATCTGTCTTAGCCTGTATGTCTTTATATATCTCTAGACTCCTGCGGCCATATTTTTGCCATTTGGCATCCATACCCGAGGGGACGACCTGTCCGAAGTTTCGCACGGTGGCGCTCATCGGTTCATGGTCTCGCTCGATCATCGCGACGGACCTGCCTGCCATCAGTGCATGGTAGGCATGAAAGGTACCCAAGATACCGCCACCTACTACGATCAAATCATATTTCATTGTACTCATCTCAATTCGCTATTCTAATCTTTCGCAACAAATAAACTACCGTAAAACCCGTCATCACGATCCCTATCACGGCTACCACATAAGCGGACTGGACGATAAAGTCCAACCAATCCACATTGGGTGAATAAAAATTCTTAAACAACAACACTCCCACACTGCCTAGGTAGCCAAAAGCATCCGCGATGTACATCAAAAAACCTATGTTGGCACCAGAGATTTTGAAGACCGGGATGACCCGCTCAAACACAAAGCAGTTGAACGGAATGTAGGCCAAATACACGCCTGTCATGATCATAATCACCCACAGCGAACCAGACACCACTTTTTGTTCCATCCCAAAAGTGCTCAACGCAATCGTGACATAGCCCACCAATATGATCAACTGTATGGCCAACAGTGCCTTGAAGTTGTCCCTGATCAGGAAAATCGAACTCATCACGATCAGTACAATGATGGTGGAAGGTATCGACGTACTCAAGTAGATCGACGGCTCCTCCGCAAAGCCCAAAGCCAGCCAAATATCGGAAGCGTAATTGCTGCGCAGGTCTCTAAAGATGGTGAGCATCATGTAGCTCAGTACCATGACCAGCATCAATCCTCCGATACTTTTGAGGCTTGTACGGCGACTTGCAGCATCCATAGGCACGCGTGCCATCCGCTCCGCTTTGTCCTCCTCTGTCGGTTCGGGCATTTTGTTGAGCAAATAGACCGAGATCAACAGTGGCACGGTGAATATCAGCCCAACAATGTAGGGCATGTGGTACTCCGATACACTGAGGTTGATGATGAGCCATTGTGCGACGGACTTGCAGAGATTGGATGCCATGATGAAACTGATCGACAGGATCGCGCCCAATATCTCCGTACTAGACCTACCCTCGAGGTAACTAAACACGATACCCCAGATCATACCCAAGGGCAGACCATTGAGGAAAAGACACCAGAAGTTGTAGGGAGCTGGGATGAACGCAAACAGTACCAAGGCCAACTCTGCAAAACCAATCAGCGCCAAAATCAACCAAGCCCGCTGGCTCTTCTTTAGCTCGGAGATGAACTTGATCCCTATGAACTTCGAGAACATGTACCCCAGCGCCTGTGCGATGATCAACAGGCTCTTGAACTCCAACCCCAGATAGGTGACATCCGCAAATACACCCACAGAAAAAGCCTTTCGAAAAGCATACATGCATGAATAGGTCGAAAATGCCACCAATCCCATAGAGATCACGAGGAACCAAGCGTTTTTGGATTTTTGGGAGAAAGCAGCAGGCAAGGTCACATCCATGTCTTATACTTTGGCGTAATCCATGATTTCCATCAGATTGGAGACGACATGTGTCGCACCCAAAGCTGTCAATTCTTCGCGGCTGTACATGTTGGACGCTACGCCTACGATGTACTTGCACTGGGCGTTGAGTCCCTCTTCCATATCGGATTGGGTATCCCCTACTTTGACGACTCGCTGTGCGTCTGTGATTCCAAAATGCGCCATGATCTTTTGGATCATCTCTGGCGAGGGTCTGCCCGATTCTACTTCATCACTGGTCACTGTGAAATCGATCAAATCACTTCCAGTCCAGCCTAGACGCTTGAGCAATAGGTCCACAATCTCCCGACTATAGCCAGTATCTAGGGCTACTTTGATCCCACGGTTGTGTAGTTCTGCAAATAACTCTACCGCTCCTGGAAAAGCCTTTATTTCATCTGTCTCTTCGTATTTTTTGATCAAAATCTTAAAAAAATCTGCATTGACTGCCTCACGCTCTTCATCACTAGCCTCAGGCGCATGCGCATCAATCAACTGATTGATGCCTTCGGTTTTGTTCATCCCACCCACTGCTCTAAACACCTCTTCCAACTCCAGATGGATGCCGACTCTTTCCAATGCTTTTTTCACACACTGATACACTGTTTTTCCTTCTTCTACTGTGGTGCCAGCCATGTCAAATACGACCAGCTCTATTCCGTTCAAATTCATATATCTATATTATAATGCCGAAGCACAATGGTTAATTTTTTATTAAGCTTTTGAAAATCTGTCTGAAGCTCTCCAGGATAAAATCCGCTTCGTCCTGACTAATGATCAAGGGAGGATGCAGTGTGACCACATTGGTATCGATCACTTTGAATGACAAGCCTTTGGACAGGCCATATTCCAATACCGCATTCGCTAAAGTTGGGTTCCGTTCTTTGGACTTCTTTGAGGTCACCAGATCTATCGACAGAAGCAAACCGATCCCGTCCACATGACCGATCTGATCATACGCAGCTGCCATCTCTTGCAATCCTTTGAGCAGGTAGCTACCCAATGATTCCGCACGTGACACCAATTCTTCATGCTGAATGAAGTCAATCGTGGCATGCCCCGCTGCTGCACTAATCGGACTCTTCTCATGCGTAAAATGCCCGATCGAATAATCTGCCACGACGTTGTATTTGTCCTTGGTCAAGATACCTGCAAACGGCAGAATACCTCCGCCTAGAGACTTGCCCACCACCAATACATCAGGGGTGACATAGTGCTCCGCGGCAAACATTTTACCCGTTCGTCCCATGCCACACACGATTTCATCAAAGATCAAAAATGCGCCATACTCATCACAAAGTGTTCTCACAGTCTGCCAATATCTAGCTGTCGGGATAAAAGGCGTAGATGCCACAGGTGTCCCGACCACCGCTGCAATATCTGGATTGTTCTGAAACACCACACGCAGCTGATCAAGATAGGCAGCATCGATGGCATCTGTATCAGCAGGATCTATGCCCCAGGGATTGCGGTAATAGTTCGGGAACTCCACGAAAAATGCACCCGGCACCATGGGACCCACGCCAGTCGTCCAGTGGGCATTGCCACTGAGCGTCGCTGCTTGAAAGGTGCTGCCATGAAATTGATTCCAAAAGGAAACTGTCTTCCACTTGCCCGTCACCCGCTTGGCGAGCATCACCGCCATCTCGATCGCCTCCGATCCTCCCGGACAAAACAACACTCGATCCAGTTCCTCAGGTGCCATCGACACCAGCTTCTCCGCAAAATCCACCGTCACCTGTGCCGTGTAACGTCTCGGAGCAAAACTCAACTGATCGTCCAGTTGACGTTTGATGGCTGCTATGACCGCAGGGTTGTTGTACCCGATGTGGTGTACGCCATTGCCATGCAGGTCGAAGTAGCGCTTGCCGTCATGGTCGAAGATGTAAGCGCCCTCTGCCCTGTCGATGACATTCATCACAGGCGAAGACAATGCTTGGTGCAAAAAAATATTGGCATCACGATTCAATATCGTCCGTGACGCTTGACTCAGGGATTCGGCCTTTCGGCTCTGCACCCCAGACTTGTGCGTATCTCCTTGCTGCACGAAGGAGGCAGTCATGTTACTCATGGTTGGTTGATTTATTGAGTTTAAATATGTCTTTCATTCGGCCTTCGCTATCGTACATGCGCAGCTCCAGCTCGTCCCCAAACACCTCGATGGTCAAGTAGTGATGTCCCCTGAATGTCTTGGCACTGAACCATGAACGAGTCGGTGCAAAATCCTCCAAATTACCGCCTGCACCACCGGCTTGGACATAAGTCACACCTTTGGTTTTGGTGACTTTGTTGTCCAATATCTGATGGGTCCGCTGATAGGTATGCAGGTGACCGAAGAAGACCATGTCCACGCCGTACTTTTCGTAGAGTGGCACGATGGGCTTGATCTCTGGGTCGCCCATGGAGGTGGATTCCTTCCAACTGTCTCCATAGTCGTCCTCATCCGAGGAATAGGGTGCATGATGATGCGCCACGAACTTCCACTCAGCAGTAGAGTGCTGCAGCTGTTCCTCTAGCCAGACATACTGCTCCGCTCCCTCCGCAAACTGATCCTTTCGGTTGCTATCGAGCATGAAGAACTCCGCATTGCCATAGGTGAATTTGTAGTAGGCCTTGTCCTTGTACGGCAAGATGTGGTACTGATTGAACCAATACAGATCACCCTCTCCATTGCCCGCAACTGGATACACCGGAATGCGTGAGGTCAGTTGACTCATGGCATGGAAGTACTCATAGTTCCACTGGAACTTGTTGGCCTCTTGGCCGCCATCAGTCAGGTCTCCAAGATTGAGCAGAAACTCAGGTCGCTCGTCCCAAAGCAACTTGGACACACGGTTGTTGACATGTGGACGCGCTTCCGTATCACCTATCACCGAGAAGGTGAAAGATGCTGGCTCAACCTCTCCCGTTTTGAAGGTCGAAATTCCGCTTTCTATCACCTGCCCTTCCTTGGTGGTTGATTTGATGTTGTAGAAATAAGCTTGACCCGGTTCTAGGTTTTTGAATACGTATTGATTGATGTTGCTGCCTTCAACTGTACCTGTTTCGCGGTTGCTTTTTAGGGTCTCTAGCTTCACACTTTCCGTCAAGGGCACAGACGTCCCGTACTCAATCACTGTATTGGCGGGTTCGCTGGTTTCCCAGACGATCCCCATCTGGGTAGGCGTACCCATCTGTAGGTAAGGTCCTGCATTGTAGTGAAACAAGTCTGGGTAGAGTTTCCCTTCTATGGTCAGGTTTTGAAAGTCTTCGAAGTTCTTTTCAATCTTCTTTTTGCTCAAAGCCTGACGATACAGTCGCTGACACTTCAACAAATCTCCCATCTGCATGTAGGGCTCATGAGAGAGGTAGGCAGCATTCTCCAACTGCATGACTTTCGGGTCGTATTGCATGATTTTACCGACTTTCATCTGAGCTTTCAGTTCGCCATTGAGGTAGAGTTTCATGAACTGTCCGTCATAGGTGGCTACCAGATGTGCCCAGTAATTCTTCCATCCGCGTCCCTCCACTTCAACATTCAGCGCGCTAGAAAACGCCGACTCCTGATCTTTGAGCGTAAAGACTACCTGACGACCATAGACACCCAGCAACCACAGCGGATCTTTCTCCTCATGCTGATAACGATAGGTGGTCATAATGCCCACCTCTTGATTGACATGGTAGAGCAACCAGAGTTCCACCGAAAAAGCCTCCGTTGGCACTCGCTCAGAAGGGAAAAAACCTTCGACTCGCTCCGTTGGATCTTGACCGAAAAACTCAAACGGATAGGTCTTGTATTTCAAAGGAGCAACGGGTGACTTAGGCGATTCTAATCTTGGTCCGATAGGGTTATTGGCATGGCGATCCAGCGTATAGTCTGGCCAAAACCACCATTCGCTGAGGGCGTCCTGTGCTCGCGAAAATTGTACTGCCCCTATCAAAACAAGTAGAATTAATAATCTTTTCATACTTTGTCTCTCAATTGGTCCCAAGGCCCTGTGATGGCCATGGTGAGCCCTTCTTCTTGTACATTGACGAATAGTGTTTTGCCGGATGGCGAAAAACATACGCCCGTGAGCTCTGATTTGGAGCCTACATTTCTACCAATGTTGTAGATCTCTCCGTTCGGCTTGATGCCTCGGATGTAAGCACCCGCTACATCCTCCACCAGGATCACATCACCCCATGGTGAAACGGTCAGGTTGTCGCAGAACTTCAGTATCTCGGTATCATTGGGTTCTGCAAACAAAGTCAAAACACCGGGCTGTTCGGCTTCCCGATCAGTCCCCTCAAACGGACTCGGTTTGTATTTGAACACCTGACCTGAGCGGTTCTTGCCGCCATTGGTACAGGCAAAATAGACCTCTTCGTTACCATACCACATCCCTTCGCCTCTATCAAAAACAGCCGCTCCCGCTTCGAAACCTCTGTGGCGCAAATCATCCGCTGGGCTTTCGACATTGTCAAGTGTCATCCATTCCACAGCAAGTGACTGGCCAACTGCCAGCGCCTGTTGTTCAATATTTCGTGTATCAAAGCTCGACTGATCTTTGATAACCAAGGCCTGTAGCACGCCTCCTTCATGGAGCTCTCCCGGCACATGAGGCAGGTAACGATAGATCAAACTGTCGTGCTGATCCTCGGTCTGATAGACTATGCCAGTACTGGGATCTACAGCCACCGCTTCGTGGTTGAAGCGACCCATCGCCTTGATGGGCTTAGGTACGATCAATCCTGTGCCACTGACAGGAATCTCAAAA is part of the Reichenbachiella agarivorans genome and harbors:
- a CDS encoding TIGR03364 family FAD-dependent oxidoreductase — translated: MSTMKYDLIVVGGGILGTFHAYHALMAGRSVAMIERDHEPMSATVRNFGQVVPSGMDAKWQKYGRRSLEIYKDIQAKTDISIRQNGSIYIASDEEEMTLIHELQQINQVNGYASQLKSPAECLETYQGLKADYVKGGLFFPDEVTVEPRVAVHQIRAYLIEQYGLQYFSNRCVTEIESASDNQWVFCNSGEVFMSEKVVVCTGSDFKNLYPKLYQESDLEVTKLQMMQTVPQRNQFIPGSVLTGLSIRRYESFSECNSYAAIKAKEDPQSKHKEWGIHILFKQAMDGSVIIGDSHEYADAAQADALGFDINQEMNAYMIQLAKEIFDLESWELQRTWFGIYSQCKNKDVFEHTIDQHIHIVTGIGGKGMTGSAGFAEESIRKIFGE
- a CDS encoding DUF5690 family protein, translated to MDVTLPAAFSQKSKNAWFLVISMGLVAFSTYSCMYAFRKAFSVGVFADVTYLGLEFKSLLIIAQALGYMFSKFIGIKFISELKKSQRAWLILALIGFAELALVLFAFIPAPYNFWCLFLNGLPLGMIWGIVFSYLEGRSSTEILGAILSISFIMASNLCKSVAQWLIINLSVSEYHMPYIVGLIFTVPLLISVYLLNKMPEPTEEDKAERMARVPMDAASRRTSLKSIGGLMLVMVLSYMMLTIFRDLRSNYASDIWLALGFAEEPSIYLSTSIPSTIIVLIVMSSIFLIRDNFKALLAIQLIILVGYVTIALSTFGMEQKVVSGSLWVIMIMTGVYLAYIPFNCFVFERVIPVFKISGANIGFLMYIADAFGYLGSVGVLLFKNFYSPNVDWLDFIVQSAYVVAVIGIVMTGFTVVYLLRKIRIAN
- a CDS encoding chondroitinase-B domain-containing protein; the encoded protein is MKDYLLSRMGRWALCVMIHLCAFQTYGANYTVNSASQFNSLSLSPGDVVTWTNGTYSSNQTISFTANGTASNPIILKAQTPGGVVFTGHTNMDISGDYVIVDGFYWNGGGSSNNHVQFRKSSTYANNSTLRNCAFNNLTPNGTDKHRWVVLYGTNNVVENCSFLNKNSPGALVLVELEYNDFNPVGHIIRNNYFYNYVKRDPTTTHSGDSETIRVGTSEFQDKSASVIVEGNYFYKSDGENEIITNKSADNTYRNNTFRRCRGSLVLRHGARATVDGNYFLGEGVEGTGGIRITDSYHIITNNYIQDVISTNDKWNNGITLVGGSDASGGITNGYQKVDDIVVAFNTLYNVESPIFYNDRSSYDPTGVLAYNVIYSTLSNIVGGDISGTGQGMTYEGNIFGGSAIGISNAGITNANANFSASGEIFKPSASGPVANVAGSSYSSTVNYDIEGRARPNSNMDVGAHEVSGGSGSATFFPHTDSMVGVSVGACFLNASGSPLSSCGVISEYLTVSPVSNFASSTGSKTANISSNVSWTVTDNQSWITVSPTSGSGNGSISVTVTANTSSSARTGTVTVSASGVAAKTITVTQAGVAADVDVTGVNLSPSTATLGLGASQQLTVGVLPSNASNQGVNYSSSNSSVASVSASGLVTAIAVGDATITVTTLDGGFTDSSVVTVVAPSNDTNLALNKLVTGTGTPDGSNVAANLVDGVTSTRWSVSGYPQSAIIDLGAEFTLGSTELVCYSDRAYQYTISVSSTQNGSYTEVVDRSANSTSGTTSNPISDSFSSIDARYVKITVTGAASYTGSWVSLLELRVYAGESVSETVDVTSVSMTPSSFSMVEGTTQQLSATVSPNDASNQSVNYSSSNTSVATVNSSGLVTAVSAGSAIITVTTVDGSFTDNSSVTVSSVPTVSNLALNKSVTFSSEQSTNPASNLVDDDPDSRWSAQTYPEWVRVDLGAVYTINSTEVICYGDRAYQYEVEVSTDGSSYTQIVNRSSNTTGGSNTSPITDTFASVNARYVRITVTGAADYSGDWASIEEFRVFGYANSNARVSPDTAIESVWFGPNPATNFVNIGGANDYHTLKVFDQLGRTVINQSLDGSAINVSQLDPGVYYFRLLGSKETFSQRIIKQ
- the pbfA gene encoding (R)-1-hydroxy-2-aminoethylphosphonate ammonia-lyase — encoded protein: MSNMTASFVQQGDTHKSGVQSRKAESLSQASRTILNRDANIFLHQALSSPVMNVIDRAEGAYIFDHDGKRYFDLHGNGVHHIGYNNPAVIAAIKRQLDDQLSFAPRRYTAQVTVDFAEKLVSMAPEELDRVLFCPGGSEAIEMAVMLAKRVTGKWKTVSFWNQFHGSTFQAATLSGNAHWTTGVGPMVPGAFFVEFPNYYRNPWGIDPADTDAIDAAYLDQLRVVFQNNPDIAAVVGTPVASTPFIPTARYWQTVRTLCDEYGAFLIFDEIVCGMGRTGKMFAAEHYVTPDVLVVGKSLGGGILPFAGILTKDKYNVVADYSIGHFTHEKSPISAAAGHATIDFIQHEELVSRAESLGSYLLKGLQEMAAAYDQIGHVDGIGLLLSIDLVTSKKSKERNPTLANAVLEYGLSKGLSFKVIDTNVVTLHPPLIISQDEADFILESFRQIFKSLIKN
- a CDS encoding DUF4136 domain-containing protein, yielding MKLTHLYIVLCVLASCSMSHHHTIQSSYAEDGRFEQYQSYSIVSNVALAAVDRQAVEKGIASHMNSLGYQIDSKNPSIYIYYQSYTEDFKLKTDNQPSLENWLARKEYFQEEEKKDKQTSPTMIYGNSLFISFYDPALQKEIWNGHVSNMHNSRSYNNQAAAQVILQQYQLMSKGSQIEEFRHFALR
- a CDS encoding phosphonatase-like hydrolase, which produces MNLNGIELVVFDMAGTTVEEGKTVYQCVKKALERVGIHLELEEVFRAVGGMNKTEGINQLIDAHAPEASDEEREAVNADFFKILIKKYEETDEIKAFPGAVELFAELHNRGIKVALDTGYSREIVDLLLKRLGWTGSDLIDFTVTSDEVESGRPSPEMIQKIMAHFGITDAQRVVKVGDTQSDMEEGLNAQCKYIVGVASNMYSREELTALGATHVVSNLMEIMDYAKV